The Stenotrophomonas maltophilia genome includes a region encoding these proteins:
- a CDS encoding isochorismatase family protein has protein sequence MALPRITDYPLPTAAELPQARGPWRPQRDRVALLVHDMQRYFLAAFDAGNAPLRPAVDNIARLLAHCRAHGIPVFYTAQHGDQDRRDRGLQADLWGPGMRRSADHEPIIEALAPQPGEHVLVKHRYSAFQRSNLETLMRVRGRDQLLVTGVYAHIGCTATVVEAFQRDIEAFIAADAVADFSRADHDQALHWIARTSGVPMTTDQLLEVL, from the coding sequence ATGGCGCTGCCCCGTATCACCGATTACCCCTTGCCGACCGCCGCCGAACTGCCGCAGGCACGCGGCCCGTGGCGCCCGCAGCGCGATCGTGTCGCCTTGCTGGTGCACGACATGCAGCGCTACTTCCTGGCCGCATTCGACGCCGGCAATGCACCGCTGCGGCCGGCCGTGGACAACATCGCACGCCTGCTGGCGCATTGCCGCGCGCACGGTATTCCGGTGTTCTACACCGCCCAGCATGGCGACCAGGACCGCCGTGACCGTGGCCTGCAGGCCGACCTGTGGGGACCGGGCATGCGCCGCAGTGCCGACCACGAACCGATCATCGAAGCACTGGCACCGCAGCCGGGCGAGCACGTGCTGGTGAAGCATCGCTACAGCGCATTCCAGCGCAGCAACCTGGAAACGCTTATGCGGGTGCGTGGACGCGACCAGCTGCTGGTGACCGGCGTTTACGCCCATATCGGCTGCACCGCGACCGTGGTCGAGGCGTTCCAGCGTGATATCGAGGCCTTCATCGCCGCCGATGCGGTGGCGGACTTCTCGCGCGCCGACCACGATCAGGCGCTGCACTGGATCGCGCGCACCAGCGGGGTGCCGATGACCACCGACCAGCTGCTGGAGGTGCTGTGA
- a CDS encoding DUF3817 domain-containing protein, producing the protein MQPTGRLFAAVAFIEAVTWAGLLIGMWMKYGPMASVALVKLFGPLHGVAFLVYVAVTLFAAVRLRWPWWASALALLAAIPPLVTLPLEWWFKRRGLLGLRAMR; encoded by the coding sequence ATGCAACCGACCGGCCGTCTGTTCGCCGCGGTCGCTTTCATCGAGGCTGTGACCTGGGCCGGCCTGCTCATCGGCATGTGGATGAAGTACGGCCCAATGGCCAGCGTGGCGCTGGTGAAGCTGTTCGGGCCGCTGCACGGCGTGGCCTTCCTGGTCTATGTGGCAGTCACCCTGTTTGCGGCGGTGCGCCTGCGCTGGCCGTGGTGGGCCAGCGCCCTGGCGCTGCTGGCGGCGATCCCGCCGCTGGTGACGCTGCCGCTGGAGTGGTGGTTCAAGCGCCGTGGCCTGCTGGGCCTGCGTGCGATGCGCTGA
- a CDS encoding MFS transporter, whose product MHARPVVPGLPALVLAALIGTMAMMSFVAVIGPVVRMLGLSEWHAGLSVTAAGVLWMLAARPWGQLSDRIGRKRVLMLAMSAYTAVYIALAVFIDVALQAVPPVLVSVLVLVGARGLIGLFYAAVPPTAAALIADKAPTGQRASFLARLGSANALGMVLGPAAAGWLAYTNLSLALYVAALLPLLALALLAWRLPATPPVVGASAQRRTPMSRLDARLRLPQLAAFIAMVSVTIAQVTVGFFAIDRLGLDAAAGARMAGIALTAVGVGLILAQALVMKLEVHPRRWIVLGALISGIGFASVAGVQQGWQLPAAYAPAAFGMGFVFPSFQALAADAVEAHEQGAAAGTVAAAQGLGMVAGPMLGTLLYRGGPSLPYLLVGALLLLLCALAAAHRTKETP is encoded by the coding sequence ATGCACGCACGTCCCGTCGTTCCCGGCTTGCCGGCGCTGGTGTTGGCTGCCCTGATCGGCACCATGGCGATGATGTCCTTCGTCGCCGTGATCGGCCCGGTGGTCCGCATGCTCGGCTTGTCCGAGTGGCATGCCGGCCTGTCGGTCACCGCCGCAGGCGTGTTGTGGATGCTGGCCGCGCGCCCCTGGGGCCAGCTCAGCGACCGCATCGGCCGCAAGCGCGTGCTGATGCTGGCGATGAGTGCCTATACGGCGGTCTACATCGCACTGGCGGTGTTCATCGACGTCGCCCTGCAGGCGGTGCCGCCGGTACTGGTGTCGGTGCTGGTGCTGGTGGGCGCGCGCGGCTTGATCGGGCTGTTCTACGCGGCCGTGCCGCCCACGGCCGCTGCGCTGATTGCCGACAAGGCACCGACCGGGCAGCGCGCCAGTTTCCTAGCCCGGCTGGGCAGTGCCAACGCGCTGGGCATGGTACTGGGTCCGGCCGCTGCCGGCTGGCTGGCCTATACCAATCTTTCGCTGGCGCTGTACGTGGCCGCGTTGCTGCCGTTGCTGGCACTGGCATTGCTGGCCTGGCGGCTGCCGGCTACACCACCGGTGGTGGGCGCGTCCGCACAGCGCCGCACGCCGATGAGCCGTCTCGACGCGCGCCTGCGCCTGCCGCAGCTGGCAGCGTTCATCGCGATGGTCTCGGTGACCATCGCGCAGGTCACGGTCGGCTTCTTCGCGATTGATCGCCTGGGCCTGGATGCGGCGGCCGGTGCACGCATGGCCGGCATCGCACTTACCGCCGTTGGTGTCGGCCTGATCCTGGCGCAGGCGCTGGTGATGAAGCTGGAGGTGCATCCACGCCGTTGGATCGTCCTTGGCGCCCTGATTTCCGGCATTGGCTTTGCTTCGGTGGCGGGCGTGCAGCAGGGCTGGCAGTTGCCGGCGGCGTACGCGCCGGCTGCGTTTGGCATGGGCTTCGTATTCCCCTCGTTCCAGGCGCTGGCCGCCGATGCGGTGGAGGCGCACGAGCAGGGCGCCGCCGCCGGCACCGTCGCTGCCGCGCAGGGGCTGGGCATGGTGGCCGGGCCGATGCTCGGCACGCTGTTGTATCGCGGCGGGCCGAGCCTGCCTTACCTGCTGGTCGGTGCGCTGCTGCTGTTGCTGTGCGCGCTGGCTGCAGCGCATCGGACGAAGGAGACCCCATGA
- a CDS encoding isochorismate synthase, whose protein sequence is MNDSLMQGAWPEAASASLDSTDDASLFLLQHAGQHVHARGCRATLPAGALATLAERVSAFFARQRGGPGLLVGAVPFEPRADDALFQPERLLPALALQPQAAPPLDGALKAEPAPQDYASAVAAAVQVLRAPELNLQKVVLARSLLARTRQALSPDVLLARLGADPSVATYAVPLPVELGQAPAWLVGATPELLLRKRGAELLSHPLAGSARRSADAAEDERAAQALLASNKDHDEHRHVVEAIVEGLAPYCSHVDAQPRPVLHATASMWHLGTRIHATLKDPQTSAAELLAQLHPTPTVCGTPRLAALQRIRELEPVPRGFYAGAVGWLDAQGDGDWYVAIRCARLQGTQLRLYAGAGIVAESHPEAEVAETAAKFAALLNALGVHESAPAIEPAA, encoded by the coding sequence ATGAACGATTCCCTGATGCAGGGCGCGTGGCCGGAGGCTGCGTCAGCGTCACTGGACAGCACCGACGACGCGTCGCTGTTCCTGCTGCAGCATGCCGGCCAGCACGTGCATGCACGCGGCTGCCGCGCCACGCTGCCGGCCGGTGCACTGGCGACATTGGCAGAACGCGTCTCGGCGTTCTTTGCCCGGCAGCGTGGCGGCCCGGGCCTGCTGGTTGGCGCAGTGCCGTTCGAACCGCGTGCGGACGATGCGCTATTCCAGCCCGAGCGCCTGCTGCCGGCGCTGGCACTGCAGCCGCAGGCCGCACCGCCGCTGGACGGTGCCCTGAAGGCCGAGCCTGCGCCGCAGGACTATGCGTCAGCGGTTGCCGCGGCGGTGCAGGTACTGCGCGCGCCCGAACTGAACCTCCAGAAGGTGGTGCTGGCGCGCAGCCTGCTGGCACGCACCCGCCAGGCGCTGTCTCCGGACGTGCTGCTGGCACGCCTGGGCGCAGATCCGTCGGTGGCGACCTACGCGGTGCCGTTGCCGGTGGAGTTGGGCCAGGCGCCGGCCTGGCTGGTGGGGGCGACGCCGGAACTGCTGCTGCGCAAGCGCGGCGCCGAGCTGTTGTCGCATCCGCTGGCGGGTTCCGCGCGGCGCAGTGCCGATGCCGCCGAGGACGAGCGCGCCGCGCAGGCGCTGCTGGCCTCGAACAAGGACCATGACGAGCACCGCCACGTGGTCGAGGCCATCGTCGAGGGCCTGGCGCCGTACTGCAGCCATGTCGATGCACAGCCGCGCCCGGTGCTGCATGCCACCGCCAGCATGTGGCACCTGGGCACCCGCATCCACGCCACCCTGAAGGATCCGCAGACGTCTGCCGCCGAACTGCTGGCGCAGCTGCACCCCACGCCGACAGTCTGCGGTACGCCACGGTTGGCGGCGCTGCAGCGCATCCGCGAGCTGGAACCGGTGCCGCGCGGCTTCTACGCCGGTGCCGTGGGCTGGTTGGACGCGCAGGGTGACGGCGACTGGTACGTGGCGATCCGCTGCGCGCGCCTGCAGGGCACGCAGCTGCGCCTGTATGCCGGTGCCGGCATCGTCGCCGAGTCACACCCCGAGGCCGAGGTGGCCGAAACCGCAGCGAAGTTCGCTGCCCTGTTGAACGCGCTGGGTGTCCATGAATCCGCGCCCGCCATCGAGCCTGCCGCATGA
- a CDS encoding (2,3-dihydroxybenzoyl)adenylate synthase yields the protein MSTSTDSSRLPLQQVWPDALVARYREAGHWRGETFPGFLRERAERYADDIAVVAGDVRLSYAQLWHEAGRIGAGLLALGLQPGERVLVQLGNTAGFITTVCGLFRAGLVPVYALPAHRITELVHFANKAEASAYITTTLHDGFDHRGLARALQAEVPAVRHVVIDGDAAEFIALEALQGDRSQLPSDPDPQSVAFLQISGGSTGLSKLIPRTHDDYIYSFRASNDLCGIDRDSVYLVALPAAHNFPMSSPGFFGALYAGARVVLSPGPGPDAAFPLIARERVTCCGLVPPLALLWAQAAATSKHDLSSLQVLQVGGAKLVPEAARRVIDGLGCTLHQVFGMAEGLVNYTRLDDPEELIVACQGRPISPDDEVRVVDDHDQPVAEGEVGHLLTRGPYTIRGYHNDAVANARSFTDDGFYRTGDRVQQLPGGYLVVQGRAGDHINRAGEKISAEEIEDHLLAHPGVFDAAVVSIPDEYLGERSCAFVIPQGEPFKAPALKSWMRGRGLAAFKVPDQIVFVDSFDTTAVGKISRRELRAQLRARHLQQTGGTR from the coding sequence ATGAGTACCTCCACTGACTCTTCCCGCCTGCCGCTGCAGCAGGTGTGGCCCGACGCGCTGGTGGCGCGCTATCGCGAAGCCGGTCACTGGCGTGGCGAGACCTTCCCGGGTTTCCTGCGCGAGCGTGCAGAACGCTATGCCGATGACATCGCGGTGGTCGCCGGCGACGTACGCCTGAGCTATGCGCAGCTGTGGCATGAGGCAGGCCGCATCGGTGCGGGCCTGCTGGCGCTCGGCCTGCAGCCTGGCGAACGGGTGCTGGTGCAGCTGGGCAATACCGCCGGGTTCATCACCACGGTCTGCGGCCTGTTCCGCGCCGGCCTGGTGCCGGTGTATGCGTTGCCGGCGCACCGCATCACCGAGCTGGTGCACTTCGCCAACAAGGCGGAAGCCAGTGCCTACATCACCACCACACTGCACGATGGCTTCGATCATCGCGGGTTGGCAAGGGCGCTGCAGGCCGAAGTGCCGGCGGTTCGCCATGTGGTGATCGACGGCGATGCAGCGGAGTTCATCGCGCTGGAGGCACTGCAGGGCGATCGCAGCCAGCTGCCGTCCGATCCGGACCCGCAGTCGGTGGCGTTCCTGCAGATTTCCGGAGGCAGCACCGGGCTGTCCAAGCTGATTCCGCGCACCCACGACGACTACATCTACTCGTTCCGCGCCAGCAATGACCTCTGCGGCATCGACCGCGACAGCGTCTATCTGGTCGCGCTGCCGGCCGCGCACAATTTCCCGATGAGCTCGCCCGGTTTCTTCGGCGCGCTGTATGCCGGTGCCCGCGTGGTGCTCAGCCCCGGCCCCGGGCCGGATGCGGCCTTCCCGCTGATCGCCCGCGAACGGGTGACCTGCTGCGGGCTGGTGCCGCCGCTGGCGCTGCTGTGGGCTCAGGCCGCGGCTACGAGCAAGCACGACCTGTCCAGCCTGCAGGTACTGCAGGTAGGCGGCGCCAAACTGGTGCCGGAAGCCGCACGGCGGGTGATCGACGGCCTTGGCTGCACGCTGCACCAGGTGTTCGGCATGGCCGAAGGCCTGGTCAACTACACGCGGCTGGATGATCCGGAGGAACTGATCGTGGCCTGCCAGGGCCGGCCGATCAGCCCGGATGACGAAGTGCGCGTGGTCGATGACCATGACCAGCCGGTGGCCGAAGGCGAGGTGGGGCATCTGCTCACCCGTGGCCCGTACACCATCCGTGGCTACCACAACGATGCGGTGGCCAATGCGCGCTCGTTCACCGACGACGGCTTCTATCGCACCGGCGACCGTGTGCAGCAGCTGCCCGGAGGCTACCTGGTGGTGCAGGGCCGCGCGGGTGACCACATCAACCGAGCCGGCGAGAAGATCTCCGCCGAAGAGATTGAAGATCATCTGCTGGCCCACCCCGGCGTGTTCGACGCCGCCGTGGTCTCCATTCCCGATGAGTATCTGGGTGAGCGCAGCTGCGCCTTCGTGATTCCGCAGGGCGAACCGTTCAAGGCGCCGGCTCTGAAATCCTGGATGCGCGGGCGCGGCCTGGCGGCGTTCAAGGTGCCGGACCAGATCGTGTTCGTCGACAGCTTCGATACCACCGCGGTCGGCAAGATCAGCCGCCGCGAACTGCGCGCGCAGTTGCGTGCGCGTCATCTGCAACAGACAGGAGGAACGCGCTGA